One stretch of Gemmatimonas sp. DNA includes these proteins:
- a CDS encoding Gfo/Idh/MocA family oxidoreductase, with the protein MSNPYSRRDFVSDSATLAFGAMIVPRAVLGGPGYRAPSAKLNIACVGIGGMGMSNMSQMLTENIVAVCDVDFAYVERSLDGRLKPRTGEPSAQNVQLGEAYKNATKYTDFRVMLDKQKDIDAVLIATPDHLHATIALAAMSLGKHVYVQKPLAYSVHEVRLLQKAAAANPKLATQMGNQGHSMEGSHRISEIIKSGILGKIHEVHVWTDRPVRYWAQGIPRPRAANAPAPTNPPNPRPQWNMGTVDNAVRSAMAANDSSMPPGLNWDLYLGPAPEIAYHPAYHPFAWRGWLDFGVGSLGDMGAHLIDQPFTSLGLTYPTSISASSTPWGGGAQNPATYPMATMVQYDFPKVGKRDALKLYWYDGGLMPPRPAMLPDEVPMNNPGSDGGGGVFIGEKGIMFYETYGNKPRIFPEAIAKKAEQVPVTLPRITVSHEQNWIQASKGEAQSSSPFSQASPLTETMLLGMAALRAGQGRKVIYDSAGMKFTNAPDADQFLTRVYRKGWEL; encoded by the coding sequence ATGTCGAATCCCTACTCCCGTCGTGACTTCGTGTCCGACAGCGCCACGCTCGCCTTCGGCGCGATGATCGTGCCGCGTGCCGTGCTCGGTGGCCCCGGCTATCGCGCCCCCAGCGCCAAGCTCAACATCGCCTGTGTCGGCATCGGTGGCATGGGTATGAGCAACATGTCGCAGATGCTCACCGAAAACATCGTGGCGGTGTGCGACGTGGACTTCGCGTACGTGGAGCGCTCGCTCGACGGGCGGCTCAAGCCGCGTACCGGCGAGCCATCAGCGCAGAATGTGCAACTTGGCGAGGCCTACAAGAACGCCACGAAGTACACGGATTTCCGCGTGATGCTCGACAAGCAGAAGGACATCGACGCGGTGCTGATCGCGACGCCCGATCACCTGCACGCCACCATCGCGCTGGCCGCGATGTCGCTCGGCAAGCATGTGTACGTGCAGAAGCCGCTCGCGTATTCCGTGCATGAAGTGCGACTGCTGCAGAAGGCGGCCGCGGCCAATCCAAAGCTGGCCACGCAGATGGGCAATCAGGGCCACTCGATGGAAGGCTCGCACCGCATCAGCGAGATCATCAAATCCGGCATTCTCGGCAAGATCCACGAAGTGCACGTGTGGACCGATCGCCCGGTGCGCTATTGGGCGCAGGGCATTCCGCGCCCGCGCGCGGCGAATGCGCCGGCCCCGACGAATCCACCGAACCCTCGCCCGCAGTGGAACATGGGCACGGTCGACAACGCGGTGCGTTCGGCGATGGCGGCCAATGATTCGTCGATGCCGCCGGGACTGAACTGGGATCTGTACCTCGGCCCCGCACCGGAGATCGCCTATCACCCGGCGTACCATCCCTTTGCGTGGCGTGGCTGGCTCGACTTCGGCGTCGGCTCGCTGGGCGACATGGGCGCCCACCTGATCGATCAGCCGTTTACGTCGCTTGGCCTCACGTATCCCACGTCGATCTCGGCGTCGTCCACGCCGTGGGGTGGCGGGGCGCAGAATCCGGCCACGTATCCGATGGCCACAATGGTGCAGTACGACTTCCCGAAGGTGGGTAAGCGTGATGCGCTCAAGCTGTACTGGTACGACGGTGGCTTGATGCCGCCGCGTCCGGCAATGCTTCCCGACGAAGTGCCGATGAACAACCCCGGCAGCGACGGCGGCGGTGGTGTCTTCATCGGCGAGAAGGGCATCATGTTCTACGAGACGTACGGCAACAAGCCGCGCATCTTCCCGGAAGCGATCGCCAAGAAGGCCGAGCAGGTGCCGGTGACGCTGCCGCGCATCACGGTGTCGCACGAGCAGAACTGGATCCAGGCGTCGAAGGGCGAAGCGCAGTCAAGCTCGCCGTTCTCGCAGGCGTCGCCGCTCACCGAAACGATGTTGCTGGGGATGGCGGCGTTGCGCGCGGGGCAAGGCCGCAAGGTGATCTATGATAGCGCCGGGATGAAGTTCACCAATGCGCCCGACGCGGATCAGTTTCTTACGCGCGTGTACCGCAAAGGATGGGAGCTCTAG
- a CDS encoding M20/M25/M40 family metallo-hydrolase, translating into MRRVAVALSLVASAVVTTSIQAQGTSPYIVTTAAPAGFDRALAQRASLEHLTKLIALNTQNPPGNEMLTARYFDAIFAQIPGVERHVLDAGNGRANFVARLRAVNPTKRPVLIMGHMDVVGADRTKWNTPAFMATIRDEGGVSYLYGRGAIDDKGMLATATAAMQQLATQRASLDRDIIFLATAAEEGGDEVGIDRVIEKHFDLIKDAEFALNEGGRVRVSDGRVMSVNIQTTEKISYNVVATAKGPSGHASVPLPQNVLAALARAVSRVHEWKSPVKLNETTRLYFARLARIEKDPIMKAAMLRVSSPTASKVQIDAAAAILSREPLHNAVLRTGQSLTLMNGGIRSNVIPSEGTATFNVRVLPNDDVRTVVAAFNTVAKESQVTFALTGDPRTSPPVSPVSAALYQAMESSATAMVPTTTVIPFMSTGATDGAALRAKGIPTYGILPMPLPMVDELRMHGDNERVPVPALGWAAEFLYRTLQRVTAK; encoded by the coding sequence GTGCGCCGTGTAGCCGTGGCGCTCTCGCTCGTCGCCAGCGCCGTTGTCACAACGTCGATTCAAGCGCAGGGCACGTCGCCCTATATCGTTACGACCGCGGCGCCGGCCGGGTTTGATCGCGCGCTGGCACAGCGGGCGTCGCTCGAGCATCTCACTAAACTCATCGCGCTGAACACGCAGAATCCGCCGGGTAATGAGATGCTCACGGCGCGCTACTTCGACGCGATCTTCGCGCAGATCCCCGGTGTCGAGCGACATGTGCTCGATGCCGGGAATGGACGCGCCAACTTCGTGGCACGACTGCGCGCGGTAAATCCCACCAAACGACCGGTGCTCATCATGGGCCACATGGACGTGGTCGGCGCCGACAGGACCAAGTGGAATACGCCGGCCTTCATGGCGACGATTCGCGACGAAGGTGGTGTGTCGTACCTGTACGGTCGCGGTGCCATCGACGACAAGGGCATGCTCGCCACGGCGACGGCGGCCATGCAGCAGTTGGCCACGCAGCGCGCCTCACTCGACCGCGACATCATCTTCTTGGCCACGGCGGCCGAGGAAGGCGGGGATGAAGTGGGTATCGATCGAGTGATCGAGAAGCACTTCGATCTCATCAAGGATGCCGAGTTCGCGCTCAATGAAGGCGGGCGCGTGCGGGTATCCGATGGCCGCGTAATGTCGGTGAACATCCAGACCACCGAGAAGATCTCGTACAACGTGGTCGCCACCGCCAAGGGGCCGAGTGGTCACGCGTCGGTGCCGCTGCCGCAGAACGTGCTGGCGGCGCTCGCCCGTGCGGTGTCGCGTGTGCACGAATGGAAGTCGCCGGTGAAGCTGAACGAGACGACGCGATTGTATTTCGCGCGCCTCGCGCGAATCGAGAAGGATCCGATCATGAAGGCGGCCATGCTGCGCGTGTCGTCGCCCACGGCGTCGAAGGTGCAGATCGACGCGGCCGCGGCGATTCTGTCGCGCGAGCCGCTGCACAATGCGGTGTTGCGCACGGGCCAGTCGCTCACGCTGATGAACGGTGGTATCCGTTCGAATGTGATTCCGAGCGAAGGCACAGCGACCTTCAACGTGCGCGTGCTGCCCAACGACGATGTGCGCACAGTCGTCGCGGCCTTCAACACGGTCGCGAAGGAATCGCAGGTCACATTTGCGCTCACCGGTGACCCGCGTACATCACCGCCGGTGTCGCCGGTGTCGGCCGCGCTGTATCAGGCGATGGAGTCGTCGGCGACGGCGATGGTGCCGACTACTACTGTCATTCCGTTCATGAGTACGGGCGCCACCGATGGTGCCGCGCTGCGCGCGAAGGGCATTCCCACCTACGGCATTCTGCCGATGCCGTTGCCGATGGTGGATGAGTTGCGCATGCACGGCGACAACGAGCGGGTACCGGTGCCGGCGCTGGGGTGGGCTGCTGAATTCCTGTATCGCACGCTGCAGCGTGTGACTGCGAAGTGA
- a CDS encoding D-hexose-6-phosphate mutarotase produces the protein MSRAEDAPSVELRAPDGAFARVYLDGAHVTSWVPARSSVDRLFVSREAQYGPGCSIRGGIPVCFPQFGAFGPIGHHGFARLSRWTVVAQDEMQGGARVVLRLTDTDASRAVWPFAFQADLSVHVAAAVLTVQLTVTNTDSQALSFTAALHPYFTVENALTTTVSGLRGCRYRDALRDGVEFDEAADVLPIDGHIDRVYFATPDVIEMREPNRTLRIEKRGFPETVVWNPGAEGTRTRADFADGEELLMVCVEAAVVRPPVLLASGEQWVGTQLMTAVR, from the coding sequence GTGAGTCGGGCCGAGGACGCCCCGTCGGTCGAACTGCGTGCACCCGACGGGGCGTTTGCGCGCGTGTATCTCGACGGCGCGCATGTGACGTCGTGGGTTCCGGCGCGATCGTCGGTCGATCGGCTGTTCGTCAGTCGGGAGGCGCAGTACGGGCCCGGCTGCTCGATCCGCGGCGGCATTCCCGTGTGCTTTCCGCAGTTCGGTGCGTTTGGTCCGATTGGTCATCACGGGTTCGCGCGACTCAGCCGGTGGACCGTGGTGGCGCAGGATGAGATGCAGGGCGGTGCTCGCGTCGTCCTGCGGCTCACCGATACCGACGCATCGCGCGCCGTGTGGCCGTTCGCCTTTCAGGCCGACCTCTCGGTGCACGTGGCTGCGGCGGTGCTCACGGTGCAGCTCACCGTGACCAATACCGACTCGCAGGCGCTGTCGTTCACGGCCGCGCTGCATCCGTACTTTACGGTTGAGAACGCGCTCACGACGACGGTCAGCGGACTGAGGGGCTGCCGATATCGCGATGCACTCCGCGACGGGGTCGAGTTCGACGAAGCAGCTGACGTTCTGCCGATCGACGGACACATCGATCGCGTGTACTTCGCGACACCCGATGTCATCGAGATGCGGGAGCCGAATCGTACGCTCCGCATCGAGAAGCGTGGGTTTCCGGAAACGGTGGTGTGGAATCCCGGTGCGGAAGGCACGCGCACCCGGGCAGACTTTGCTGATGGCGAGGAACTGCTGATGGTGTGCGTGGAGGCCGCCGTGGTGCGGCCTCCGGTGCTGCTGGCGTCAGGCGAACAGTGGGTCGGAACGCAGCTTATGACCGCGGTGCGCTAG
- a CDS encoding M20/M25/M40 family metallo-hydrolase, translating into MRPLLSAAARRRAALLPLVPLLFAGRMALAQSGEPVDMAAIAKIRAEAFERSQVMTMMSWLTDVHGPRLTGSPITRRAADYTVQQMQSWGLSNPRIEPWGTFGRGWVNEKFYAQVTSPVPFAVIGYPQAWTPGTNGLVKSELVYVRIDGDADFEKYRGKLAGKVVMLAPMREVAPRFEPLAARRTEADLAKLEAAPMPAPAATGPRASAPRTAADSAARRQQDAMRATQATTVRRMAFIADEQVAAVIEPGRGDGGTVFTNNGQSRDPRTPYGTPLIVVAIEHYGRMLRTVEKGVPVEIELDVRNRFYDDDLTSFNIIAEIPGTDPQLKDEVVMLGAHFDSWHAGTGATDNAAGSAAMLEAMRVLKASGLKPKRTIRIALWTGEEQGLLGSRAYVRQQFGTRDSLTDAGKKVSVYFNLDNGTGAIRGVFQQGNTEAGPIFKSWMKPFDDKGVKAATLSNTGGTDHLAFDGIGIPGFQFIQDEVEYGTRTHHSNMDTYERVQDADMKLNAAVIASFVYHAANRSALFPRKPAASAPRS; encoded by the coding sequence ATGCGTCCTCTTCTCTCCGCGGCAGCACGACGCCGCGCGGCGCTGCTCCCGCTCGTCCCCTTGCTTTTTGCCGGCCGCATGGCGCTCGCGCAGAGCGGCGAGCCGGTGGACATGGCCGCAATCGCCAAGATCCGGGCCGAGGCCTTCGAGCGCTCGCAGGTCATGACCATGATGTCGTGGCTCACCGACGTGCATGGCCCCCGCCTGACGGGCTCGCCAATCACACGGCGCGCCGCAGACTACACGGTGCAGCAAATGCAGTCATGGGGGCTCAGCAACCCGCGCATCGAGCCGTGGGGCACCTTTGGCCGCGGCTGGGTCAACGAGAAGTTCTACGCGCAGGTCACGTCACCCGTACCATTTGCCGTGATCGGCTATCCGCAGGCGTGGACGCCGGGCACCAACGGGCTCGTGAAGAGCGAACTTGTTTACGTGCGCATCGATGGCGATGCCGACTTCGAGAAGTACCGCGGTAAGCTGGCCGGCAAAGTCGTGATGCTGGCCCCGATGCGCGAGGTTGCGCCCCGCTTCGAGCCGTTGGCCGCGCGCCGTACCGAGGCCGATCTCGCCAAACTCGAGGCCGCACCTATGCCGGCACCGGCCGCGACGGGTCCGCGCGCGTCCGCACCGCGCACCGCCGCCGATAGTGCCGCCAGGCGGCAGCAGGACGCCATGCGCGCCACGCAGGCCACGACCGTTCGGCGAATGGCCTTCATTGCCGACGAACAGGTCGCGGCAGTGATCGAACCGGGCCGGGGCGACGGCGGCACCGTGTTCACCAACAACGGGCAGTCACGCGATCCGAGAACCCCGTACGGGACGCCGCTGATCGTGGTGGCCATCGAGCATTACGGCCGCATGCTGCGCACGGTCGAGAAAGGCGTGCCGGTAGAGATCGAGCTCGACGTCCGCAATCGCTTCTACGACGACGATCTCACCTCGTTCAACATCATCGCCGAGATCCCGGGCACCGATCCGCAACTCAAGGACGAAGTGGTGATGCTGGGCGCGCACTTCGACTCATGGCACGCTGGGACGGGCGCCACCGACAACGCCGCCGGCTCGGCGGCGATGCTGGAAGCGATGCGCGTGCTCAAGGCGTCCGGGCTCAAGCCCAAGCGCACGATTCGTATTGCCCTGTGGACCGGCGAAGAGCAGGGGCTACTGGGCTCGCGTGCGTACGTGCGTCAGCAGTTCGGCACGCGCGACTCACTCACGGACGCGGGCAAGAAGGTGTCGGTGTACTTCAATCTCGACAACGGCACCGGGGCGATCCGCGGCGTCTTTCAGCAGGGCAACACAGAGGCGGGCCCGATCTTCAAGTCGTGGATGAAGCCCTTCGACGACAAGGGCGTGAAGGCGGCCACGCTGTCGAACACCGGCGGTACGGACCACCTGGCGTTCGACGGTATCGGCATTCCGGGCTTCCAATTCATTCAGGACGAGGTCGAGTACGGTACCCGCACGCATCACTCGAACATGGATACCTACGAGCGCGTGCAGGATGCTGACATGAAGCTCAATGCCGCCGTGATCGCCTCATTTGTCTACCACGCGGCCAACCGTTCCGCGCTGTTTCCGCGCAAGCCGGCCGCTAGCGCACCGCGGTCATAA
- a CDS encoding SRPBCC family protein, with translation MARETLNSMEHNGSDDRRLRREIARQGRTDYVNVGATERIASAVAGGFLTMFGLRRRGTVGYGMALLGAEMLYRGASGHCKTYSMLGVSTKEYVEPGVPAEVDHERSISVRQSVYVERPREELFAMWRDFSRLPLFMDHLERVEVISPTHSHWVVAGPAGSKVEWDAEIVDERENEWIAWRTVEPAQVPNNGTVMFCEMSDGGTDVFVTLEAQPPAGKFGDLVARMFGRAPNRQVRKALERFKEMAEGRITPELSV, from the coding sequence ATGGCACGTGAAACTCTGAATTCGATGGAACACAACGGATCGGATGATCGCCGCCTTCGCCGCGAGATTGCGCGGCAGGGTAGAACCGATTACGTGAACGTCGGTGCTACCGAGCGCATCGCCTCCGCAGTCGCGGGTGGGTTTCTCACCATGTTCGGCTTACGCCGACGTGGCACCGTGGGATACGGCATGGCGCTGTTAGGCGCCGAGATGCTGTACCGCGGTGCGTCAGGGCACTGCAAGACGTATTCGATGCTCGGGGTCTCGACCAAGGAGTACGTGGAACCGGGTGTGCCGGCGGAGGTCGACCATGAGCGCTCAATCAGTGTGCGTCAAAGCGTGTACGTTGAGCGACCGCGAGAGGAGTTGTTTGCCATGTGGCGCGATTTCTCCAGGTTGCCGCTGTTCATGGATCATCTCGAGCGCGTCGAGGTCATTTCGCCCACGCATTCGCATTGGGTGGTGGCGGGACCAGCGGGCTCGAAGGTCGAGTGGGACGCCGAGATCGTGGATGAGCGCGAGAACGAGTGGATCGCGTGGCGTACCGTGGAGCCGGCGCAGGTGCCCAACAACGGCACGGTGATGTTCTGTGAAATGTCGGATGGCGGCACAGATGTGTTCGTGACACTCGAGGCGCAACCACCTGCTGGTAAGTTCGGCGATCTGGTGGCGCGCATGTTTGGCCGGGCGCCGAATCGGCAGGTTCGCAAGGCGCTCGAGCGCTTCAAGGAGATGGCCGAAGGGCGCATCACACCGGAGTTGTCCGTATGA
- a CDS encoding DUF4397 domain-containing protein, which yields MHTPAKTLLLLSLATGLTACKGDSDADTKAVETTTAEGSLASASADAADRRGVSMVRMINALPSAKDASVSVDDRAMFSGIGFKTVTPYSELKDNIAKFRLQAGDRDTTIASNNEIMMDGSRYSLVALPEGNGSVRLRVLKDELTTDSTKARLRVIHGVNGVGEIDVVMAGMTEPFFDNVNLTSEAGFKNIDPVKTTVTVNIDGNGKQLLKREMDFKAGHSYSVVLTGAAGQRVEAIVIDDQAISNAKMMMLDSLKKAP from the coding sequence ATGCACACACCTGCCAAGACACTGCTGCTCCTGTCGCTCGCGACAGGTCTCACCGCTTGCAAAGGTGACAGTGACGCCGACACGAAGGCGGTAGAAACGACCACAGCCGAAGGCAGTCTGGCCTCGGCGTCCGCCGATGCCGCCGACCGTCGCGGCGTTTCGATGGTCCGCATGATCAACGCACTGCCGAGCGCCAAGGATGCGTCGGTAAGCGTCGACGATCGCGCCATGTTCAGCGGCATCGGTTTCAAGACCGTGACGCCGTATTCGGAGCTCAAGGACAACATCGCGAAGTTCCGGCTGCAAGCCGGCGACCGCGATACCACGATCGCGTCGAACAACGAGATCATGATGGACGGCTCGCGCTATTCGCTCGTTGCGTTGCCGGAAGGCAATGGCAGTGTGCGTCTGCGCGTGCTGAAGGATGAACTCACAACCGACAGCACGAAGGCTCGCCTGCGCGTCATCCATGGTGTCAATGGCGTCGGCGAAATCGATGTCGTGATGGCCGGGATGACGGAGCCGTTCTTCGACAATGTGAATCTCACGTCGGAAGCCGGCTTTAAGAACATCGATCCCGTGAAGACCACGGTGACGGTGAACATCGACGGCAACGGTAAGCAGTTGCTGAAGCGTGAAATGGACTTCAAGGCAGGTCATTCGTACAGCGTGGTGCTCACGGGCGCGGCCGGACAGCGTGTCGAAGCCATCGTGATCGACGACCAGGCCATCAGCAATGCAAAGATGATGATGCTGGATTCGCTCAAGAAAGCGCCTTGA
- a CDS encoding DUF1328 domain-containing protein, whose amino-acid sequence MLRWALGFLIVALIAAGFGFSGIATVSVTAAKMLVVIFVALFVGTLVMGLISGRRSAR is encoded by the coding sequence ATGCTACGCTGGGCACTCGGGTTCCTGATCGTTGCACTGATCGCTGCTGGATTTGGATTCAGCGGTATCGCTACCGTTTCCGTCACCGCTGCGAAGATGCTCGTCGTGATCTTCGTCGCGTTGTTCGTGGGGACGCTGGTGATGGGATTGATCTCCGGACGGCGGTCCGCGCGCTGA
- the hisIE gene encoding bifunctional phosphoribosyl-AMP cyclohydrolase/phosphoribosyl-ATP diphosphatase HisIE translates to MSEPVRAVVFDLDQLDFTKSGGLVTVVTQDVANGAVLMVAHADREALEYTLRTGEMHYRSRSRGLWHKGGTSGNVQRVVSLTADCDADAVLARVVPDGPACHNGTTSCFSEAALQADIFATLDATITSRLQTTDGTSTSYTQRLLGDRNLRLKKLGEEAVELATACVDGDVERATEETADLLYHALVALRAVGGSLDGVRAVLSSRAK, encoded by the coding sequence ATGAGTGAACCCGTGCGCGCCGTCGTCTTCGACCTCGACCAGCTCGACTTCACGAAGAGCGGTGGTCTCGTGACCGTCGTCACGCAGGATGTGGCGAACGGCGCCGTGTTGATGGTGGCGCATGCGGATCGCGAGGCGCTCGAGTACACGCTGCGCACTGGGGAGATGCACTACCGGTCGCGCTCGCGTGGCTTATGGCACAAGGGTGGCACGAGCGGCAACGTCCAGCGCGTGGTGTCGCTCACGGCCGATTGTGATGCCGACGCGGTGCTCGCCCGCGTTGTGCCGGACGGTCCAGCCTGCCACAACGGAACGACCTCATGCTTTAGCGAGGCGGCGCTGCAGGCCGACATATTCGCGACGCTCGATGCCACCATCACGTCGCGCCTGCAGACGACCGACGGCACGTCCACGAGCTACACGCAGCGACTGCTCGGCGATCGCAACCTGCGGTTGAAGAAGCTCGGTGAAGAAGCCGTCGAGTTGGCAACGGCCTGCGTGGACGGTGACGTCGAGCGGGCGACGGAGGAGACCGCGGACCTGCTGTATCACGCCCTGGTGGCACTGCGAGCGGTGGGTGGCTCGCTCGACGGTGTGCGCGCCGTCCTTTCGTCCCGGGCAAAGTAA
- the hisN gene encoding histidinol-phosphatase, with protein MTHVTTHAESPAVLLQAAAEVAEYAAAIAMQWYRTDVNVEIKGDGSPVTIADREAERAARAWLAQRFPHDGVFGEELDDERGDAPRRWILDPIDGTKAFVRGVPLWGTLVACCEGDTVIAGAACYPAVRETVAAALGEGCWWNGSRASVSRVANLHSATTLITDDRFLERPHRRAKWHALSSEAAVARTWGDCYGYLLVATGRAEAMIDDIVNPWDAAAMYPLITEAGGRFTDWRGRDTAFGGDVIATNAALGDTIRPYLVDPFDPAAGASV; from the coding sequence ATGACGCACGTCACGACGCATGCCGAAAGTCCAGCGGTGCTGCTGCAGGCGGCGGCCGAAGTGGCGGAGTACGCCGCGGCGATTGCGATGCAGTGGTATCGCACCGATGTGAACGTCGAGATCAAGGGCGATGGCTCGCCCGTGACCATCGCCGATCGCGAAGCGGAGCGTGCCGCGCGGGCGTGGCTGGCGCAGCGCTTTCCGCACGATGGCGTGTTCGGCGAGGAGCTCGACGACGAGCGCGGTGACGCACCACGGCGCTGGATTCTCGATCCCATCGATGGGACAAAGGCGTTTGTGCGCGGGGTGCCGCTGTGGGGCACGCTCGTGGCCTGCTGCGAGGGTGACACCGTGATCGCCGGCGCCGCCTGTTATCCCGCCGTGCGGGAAACCGTTGCCGCTGCGCTCGGTGAAGGCTGCTGGTGGAACGGATCGCGCGCCTCGGTATCGCGCGTGGCGAACTTGCATAGCGCGACCACGCTGATCACCGATGATCGATTTCTGGAGCGCCCGCACCGGCGCGCGAAGTGGCACGCGCTGTCGTCGGAAGCCGCGGTGGCGCGTACCTGGGGCGACTGTTACGGCTACCTGCTGGTGGCCACCGGCCGCGCTGAAGCGATGATCGACGATATCGTCAACCCGTGGGACGCCGCCGCGATGTATCCGCTGATCACGGAAGCGGGCGGCCGCTTCACCGACTGGCGCGGTCGCGATACCGCGTTTGGTGGCGATGTGATCGCCACCAACGCCGCCCTGGGCGACACAATCCGGCCGTATCTGGTCGACCCTTTTGATCCTGCTGCTGGAGCATCGGTATGA
- the hisF gene encoding imidazole glycerol phosphate synthase subunit HisF produces the protein MLTRRVIVCLDVKGARVVKGVQFEGLRDVGDPVALSERYEREGADEITFLDISASAEERATLLDVARRTAERLFIPLTIGGGVRTSDDVARALRAGADKVSVNSAIVTRPELLTEAADRFGAQCVVASIDAKRDANGVYKVWVKGGREETPLEAVAWAQECVARGAGEILLTSIDRDGARTGYDLSITRAVADAVHVPVIASGGAGVAQHLVDGIVQGRADAVLVAGILHDGVTTVQALKQVMREAGLPVRVTSSGVAA, from the coding sequence ATGCTGACGCGACGGGTGATCGTGTGCCTTGATGTGAAAGGCGCTCGGGTGGTAAAGGGCGTGCAGTTCGAAGGGCTGCGTGATGTCGGTGATCCGGTCGCGCTGTCGGAGCGCTACGAGCGCGAGGGCGCCGATGAGATCACGTTCCTCGACATCTCCGCCAGCGCCGAAGAGCGGGCGACCCTGCTCGATGTGGCGCGACGCACGGCCGAACGGCTGTTCATTCCGCTCACCATCGGCGGCGGCGTCCGGACGTCGGACGATGTGGCGCGTGCGCTGCGAGCCGGCGCCGACAAGGTGTCGGTGAACTCCGCCATCGTGACGCGGCCGGAGCTGCTCACGGAAGCGGCCGACCGCTTCGGGGCACAGTGCGTGGTGGCCAGCATCGATGCCAAGCGCGACGCCAACGGCGTGTACAAGGTGTGGGTGAAGGGCGGCCGCGAAGAGACGCCGCTCGAGGCGGTGGCGTGGGCGCAGGAATGCGTCGCGCGCGGCGCCGGCGAGATTCTGCTGACCTCCATCGACCGCGACGGTGCACGGACGGGATACGACCTCTCCATCACGCGCGCCGTAGCCGACGCCGTGCACGTGCCGGTGATCGCGTCGGGCGGCGCCGGCGTTGCGCAGCATCTGGTGGATGGGATCGTGCAGGGCCGTGCCGATGCGGTGTTGGTGGCGGGCATCCTGCACGATGGCGTCACCACCGTACAGGCCCTGAAGCAGGTGATGCGCGAGGCGGGACTGCCCGTGCGTGTGACTAGCAGCGGCGTGGCCGCATGA
- a CDS encoding imidazoleglycerol-phosphate dehydratase, with product MTVVIRESKETQIRLAITAGTGVATVSTGDVFLDHMLVAFARYAGVDLDVQATGDMRHHLIEDVAITLGQAVAAFAPAGCARYGERTVPMDDALVQVVLDIGGRPYYEGRLPSNLYEHFLRSFADNAKATLHVRVIRGFDKHHIIEAAIKGLGFALREALVETGAVFSTKGSVRLEITDS from the coding sequence ATGACCGTTGTGATTCGCGAATCGAAGGAAACCCAGATCCGCTTGGCTATCACTGCCGGCACCGGTGTCGCCACCGTGTCCACCGGTGATGTCTTTCTCGATCACATGCTGGTGGCATTCGCACGCTATGCAGGCGTGGATCTCGATGTGCAGGCCACCGGCGACATGCGGCATCACCTCATCGAAGATGTGGCCATCACGCTCGGTCAGGCGGTCGCCGCCTTCGCACCGGCCGGCTGCGCGCGCTATGGCGAGCGCACGGTGCCGATGGACGACGCCCTCGTGCAGGTGGTGCTCGATATCGGCGGACGTCCCTACTACGAGGGCAGGCTGCCGTCGAATCTGTACGAACACTTCCTGCGCTCATTCGCCGACAACGCGAAGGCGACCCTGCATGTGCGCGTGATTCGGGGCTTCGACAAGCACCACATCATTGAAGCGGCCATCAAGGGGCTGGGCTTTGCGCTGCGCGAGGCGCTGGTGGAAACCGGCGCGGTGTTCAGCACGAAGGGCAGCGTGCGTCTCGAGATCACGGACTCGTGA